The Spirosoma agri genome contains a region encoding:
- a CDS encoding DUF4133 domain-containing protein, whose product MLEINKGIGKPVEFRGLKGTYLYLSAGIIVSSLVLALILYGLFGLNTYLATLIVVGSGIGGIWYCMRLSAKHGVSGLLKLEATRNQPKAILVTSAKPFAQLRETKRPKSRSRSTTTGR is encoded by the coding sequence ATGCTGGAAATCAACAAGGGTATCGGAAAGCCCGTAGAATTTAGGGGATTAAAAGGCACGTATCTGTATTTATCAGCTGGCATTATTGTCAGTAGCCTGGTGCTCGCCCTGATCCTCTACGGGCTTTTTGGTCTAAACACCTACCTGGCCACGCTCATTGTGGTGGGCAGTGGGATAGGTGGGATCTGGTACTGCATGCGACTTTCCGCAAAACACGGCGTATCGGGCCTCCTCAAGCTCGAAGCAACCCGCAATCAGCCTAAGGCAATTCTTGTCACCTCTGCCAAACCATTCGCCCAACTCCGTGAAACTAAACGCCCGAAGTCTCGAAGCCGCTCTACCACTACTGGCCGTTGA
- a CDS encoding DUF4134 family protein: MRNRKITLGMQVALTVDLMFMTMLADAQQGNGAAALNTTATTIRSYGTAAQTIILALGVVIGLIGAVRVYSKMHNGDPDTQKAMVSWFGAALFLVAVGAILTSFFG, translated from the coding sequence ATGCGTAACCGCAAGATTACTTTGGGTATGCAGGTTGCCCTGACGGTTGACCTGATGTTTATGACGATGCTGGCAGATGCCCAGCAAGGTAATGGTGCTGCTGCACTGAACACCACGGCTACAACCATCCGCAGTTACGGCACGGCGGCCCAGACCATTATTCTGGCTTTGGGGGTAGTCATCGGCTTGATTGGTGCTGTCCGGGTGTACAGCAAAATGCACAATGGTGATCCCGACACGCAGAAAGCCATGGTAAGCTGGTTTGGTGCGGCCCTCTTCCTGGTCGCTGTCGGCGCTATTCTAACCAGCTTCTTCGGTTAA